A window of Kocuria sp. TGY1127_2 genomic DNA:
ACTGGGCACTTCAGGAGCGCTCAGGTTCCACCCCTGGGGGTCCGGATGAACAGGGTCCCCCACCGTTCCCAAATGTGCAAAGGCCTGCACGATGATCGACACGACGGTTGCGACCACCATGCCGATGAGGATTCCACCTGGCACTCGACGGACGACCAGAACGCCGATCAGAAGAAGAGCGAACACGAATATGACCGTGGGCAATGCAGTGATGGAGCCGCCCTGGCCGAGTTGGACCGGTGGGCCGTCCGGGGTTCGGGTGACAAAACCCGAATTGACGAATCCGATGAATGCGATGAACAGACCGATGCCCACGGTGATTGCTTTCTTCAGCGGCGCCGGAACAGCATGGAAGATAGCCGTGCGGACGCCCGTGGCCCCCAAGAACACGATGATGACCCCATTGATGATGACCAGCCCCATCGCCTCCGGCCAGGTCACGTCATGCACCACGGAGACAGCGAGGAAGCTGTTCATACCCAATCCGGCAGCCAGAGAAAATGGCAGCCGAGCAACGAGGCCGAAGAGCACAGTGATGCAACCCGCCACAAGACCCGTCACGGCCGTCAGCTGTCCGAAGTCGAGGCTGTTCCCCTCCACATCCGGTGAGGCTCCGAGAATCAGGGGGTTGAGTACGACGATGTACGCCATGGCCACGAAAGCCACGAGTCCGCCCCGGAGCTCTTGTTTGACCGTGGACCCACGTGCGGTGATCTCGAAATAGCGGTCCAGGTTGGAACGCCGTCCCGTCGGTTTCTTTTCGGATTTGAGGTTGACTACAGCCATTGGGTGCCTCTTTTCCCTACCATTCCCAGAATTGAAATGGAGATTGTTTGTGGGGATTGGCGACGGTGAATTCTTACCCTTACGGAACTCTTGTCACGGCGGAGAAGGAGTCCCGAGCATTTGATGGTGGTTTATGGTCGAGCGGTAAACGCCCCTGAGCGCTTCACCTCGATTTCGAGCCGGCGACGTAGACGCTGTGAACGGTCCGATCGTCGCCGAGCAGCATCGTGGCAAACAGCAATTCCTCGGTGCTCTGTGCATAGTCGGCTCGCTGGCGGAGAACCGGGCTGGATTCGGGATCCAGGATCACGATGTCCGCCTCCTTCCCGGTCTCGAGGCTGCCGACCGCATGGTCCGTGCCCAGCGCCTCGGCCCCATCCAGTGTTGCCAGGCGAAGAGCTTCAAAAGATTCCAATGGTTCGCCGACGGAACGACTGACCTTGTAGGCCTCGTTGAGCGATGCGAGAGGCGAAAGGCTGGTGCCGGCGCCGACGTCGGATCCCAGCCCGATCCGCAGTCCTTCGTACCGTTGGTTTTTCTTGAGCTCGAAGAGACCCGAACCGAGAAATAGATTTGAAGTAGGGCAGTGCGCGAGGGAAGCCCTGGCAGATCCCAGTCGTTCCAGTTCGTTGGCGGAGACATGAGTCGCGTGCCCGAAGACCGAGCGGCGTCTGACCAGACCGAAACGTTCGTAGACGGCCGTGTAGTCGCTTTCATCCGGGAAAAGTCCGGAAACCCAATCGCATTCCGCAGGATTCTCCGAAAGATGGGTCTGGACCACCACGTCGGGATGGTCCTCCGCGATCTTCCCGAGAAGTTCCAATTGCCGGGATGACGACGTCGGGGCAAATCGCGGAGTCAGTGCGTATTCCAGTCGTTCCACCCCGTGCCACTCTTCCAGCAGCTGAAGGCTCTCCTCGTATGCCTGCTCCGGAGTATCGAGCAGGTACTCGGGGGCGTTGCGGTCCATACAGACCTTCCCCGTCATCAGACGGAGGTTCTTGGCTCGAGCCGATTGGAACAGCGCACGGGCCGACTCCGGATGGACCGTGGAGTAAGCGCACGCCGAGGTGACGCCGTGGGCGATGAGCTGATCGGTAAAGAAATTCGCCATTTCGGCGCAATGCTCGCGATCCGCGAAGCGGCCTTCGGCGGGGAACGTGTAATTCTCCAGCCATTCGAGGAGCTGTAGGCCTGGCGAAGCGATCATGTTCATCTGCGAGTAGTGGACGTGGCAGTCGACGAAACCCGGAACGACCAGGCGATCGCCATAGGCCTCTATCGATCCCGTCGGGTATGTCTTGACGATGTCCGTTGCCTCGCCCACCGCGATGATGCGACCTTCCCTCACCGCTATGGCACCGTTTTCGAGGTCCATGGTCTCTTTCGCCGACCCCTGGACTGGGGTTACCACGTGGCCTGTGATGATCCGGATAGCCGCGGATCTCGCCCTGGGCATGCCATCCTCGTGTCTTTCGGTGATGTTCATGGCGCAATTCCTCCGTTGGTCACTGTGCTGCCTTGATTCCGGTCGGCCCGCGTGAGGGCCGGCTTCCGGCTAGTCCTGCGGCGCCTTCCGTGCTACCGGTTTGTCTCCGTCGAGGATCATTCGGATTTGGCTCGTATCGGTCACCTCACCGGAAGCGATCGCTTCCTGGACCTCAGTTGTCCTCGAGTCCGGAACGCAAGGCACCTCTTCGCCGTCCCGGTCGACGAGCTTGCCGTCGGTCACGACGTCACCCTCCTGAAGCTTCTCGAGATCCGATGACGTGAGATAACGGACCGGCCTGGCGGCGAATACCGACGCACCCTTGGAATTTCCGAGATGAATCTCATTGAAGATGAGATTCAGGAGCACGGCCATGATCGCGGCCGAGGAGATTCCGGAGGAGAAGATCGTCTGGAACCAGGACGGAAAATCTTGGTAGATGTCCGGTTGGACCATGGGGATCATCCCGAAGGCCAGGGAAACGGAAACGATGATGAGGTTCATATTCCCTTCGTAGGAAACCCCTTTCAGCGTGCGGATGCCCGAGCCCGCAACGGTCCCGAACAGGACGATCCCCGCACCGCCCAGGACCGGCATGGGAATCGCGGCCACGACTTGGCCCAGAACCGGCAGGAGGCCCATGACCACCAGAATCACTCCGCCCGTGGCCACCACGAATCGGCTCTTGACCCCGGTTAGGGCGATCAACCCGATATTCTGCGAAAAAGCGGTCTGCGTGAATGACCCGAAAACTGGTGCGGCGGCGGAAGACAGCATGTCCGCCCGGAGGCCGCGAGCAATCCGACGACGACCTACGCGTGTCCCGACCACTTCGCCGACCGCCAACAGATTTGCAACCGATTCCGTCATCGCGACGAGGATCACGATCACCATCGAGATGATCGCGGCAGGATCGAAAGTCGGCCACCCGAATCCGAATATCTCCGGCGGCGCAGCCCATGCCCCCTCCCCGACGCCGGAGAAATCGGTCAGTCCCATGAACAACCCGGCGATCGTGCCGGCGACGAGTCCCAAGAGGATCGAAAGGCGGGACAATGCCGCCGAACCGACCTTGCTGAAGACCAGCGTGATCGCGAGGGTCATGAAGGCGAGGAGCACATTGGCCATGGAACCGTAGTCCGAAGCCTTCGCGTCGCCGCCCATTGACCAGTCGGAGGCAACGGGAATCAGGCTCAGCCCGATCCCCGCAATAACCGTTCCGGTGACGACGGGTGGCAGGAACCGAACCACCGAAGCAAAGAACGGAGCGATCAGGAATCCGACGATGCTCGCGACAATCACCGCCCCAAGAACGGTCGTGATGTTGCTGCCGGGCGTGGCCAGGATGGCCAACATGGTGGCCACGCCGCCGAAGGTGACGCCCTGGACCACGGGAAGTTTGGCTCCGAGAAATGGCACTCCCACGCTCTGCAGAATTGTGGCCAAACCGCCTACAAAGAGGCTGGCCGTGACCATGATGGCGGTCCGACCCGCCGATAGTCCCAGGGCATTGGCCATGACCAGGGGTACCGCGATGATTCCGCCGTACATCGTCAAGACGTGCTGAAGACCAAAAGTGATCAGCTTGCCGGCGGGCAACCATGCATCCTCGGGGCGATCGGACGAGGCGGGCACTGACGTCCGCCGAGGTGGTTTTTTGACGGTTTTCTCGCTGGTCATCGTATAGAACCTTCCCGAACGCGGGGGCCGGAGCGGCAATGCGGCCCGTCCCTGGTCCGTGGGAAATACGGAATTTATTTCATGATGCGGTATCTAAGATCCGCATCGTGGACCCAGTGTAACCTGAGTCACTCAGATTTTGACAAGCCCCTCGAGGAGAAAGTTCGTGATTTCTTGACTGGGCACCTCGTCAACCGTCAGTGCCGCATTTTTTGCACGAAATGCCGAGAACAAGCCGAAGCGCATTCATTTTTCGGCACAACCCGGGACACTGCGTCACCAATCCACAGACCCCGGAACCCGACACCCCCTGCCGCCGGGAAGTTCACAGAGATGCCCCTGACACCCCAATAAGGGAACCCAGAACGACACGTGAGTTTCCACGATGTGGATTCCAAATTCCATCAGGAGTGCTAACATGACCGGAACACAAATATTGGAGAGCCACATCACACTCTACGGGGTGGTTGTGACGCACCTCGTCAGGGGCAGCGGGAAAAAGGCCCCCGAGGCGCCTCCCGCTCTCAGAGCGTTCAGAGAATCCGAAGAACTAGGAGGACGTGATGATGGGTTCATTTCACATCACCGTCAACGGCCAACCCCGAGAAGATGCCAACGTACCTGTGTACCTCAATCTGCTGGACTGGCTCCGCAATCTGGGCCTCACCGGTGCCAAAGAAGGTTGTGCAGAAGGGGAATGCGGCGCGTGCGCCGTCCTGATCGCTCGACCGGACGGTGACGGGGGTTCCCGATGGACGTCCGTCAACGCGTGCCTGACACCGGCACTCGCATGCAACGGCCAGGAGGTCATCACCTCGGAAGGGCTCGGGACCTGCCCCGGACCAGGGTCCGATGAGGACCTTCACCCTGTACAGCGCGAAATGGCCTACCGTGGCGGATCCCAGTGCGGCTTCTGCACCCCCGGCTTCATCTGCTCGATGGCCGCCGAGTACTACCGACCCGAACGCGCCACCGAATCCGTCTCCGAGGCGACCGAAGAGATGGGTGGCAACGGTTTCGACCTGCACGCCCTATCGGGAAACCTCTGCCGTTGCACCGGATACCGTCCCATCAAGGATGCCGCATATGCACTCGAGACACCGGACAAGGACGACCCCCTGTTCGAACGCCAATCGTCCTCGGCTCCGCCGGCGTGCCGCACCGAAGTGCACACCGAGACCTCGACGTTCGTCCGCCCTTCCAGCATTGAGGAATTGGCGCAACGGTGCGCGGACCACCCGGATGCGGTGCTCCTCGCCGGTGGGACCGATGTCGGGGTCGAAACCAATATTCGGCATATTCGCCCCGAGACGGTCCTGGCCATCGATCACCTCGAGGGGCTCCGCTCTTTCCGATTCGCGGAGGACTACGTGGAGCTCGGAGCCTCAATGACCCTTTCTGAACTGGAGCGTGGCCTGGACGGTCGGATTCCGCTGCTTGCCCAGCTCATCCCCCAGTTCGCATCACGGCTGGTGCGCAACAGCGCTACGTTGGGCGGCAACCTCGGCACGGGGTCGCCAATCGGCGACTCCGCTCCCGTACTCCTGGCCCTGGACGCTTCCCTCGTATTGTTCTCGACGTCGGGCGAGCGCACCGTGCCGATCTCCGAATACTTCACCGGGTACAGACAGACCGTCCGGGAACCGGGAGAGTTCATTCGCGCGGTCCGAATCCCGATGCCACTCTCGGAAACCACGGCTTTCTACAAGGTCGCCAAACGACGATTCGACGACATCTCATCGGTCGCAACGGCCTTCTCCATGCAGCTCGAACAAGGTCGCATTTCCTCGATTCGGATCGGAATGGGTGGTGTCGCGGCCACGCCCATTCGTGCGCTCGCCGCCGAGCGAGCCCTTGTGAACCAGCCATGGACGGAGGAGACGGCCCGTGAGGCCTCCGCCCTGATGACCGCCGAAAGCACACCCATGGACGACCACCGCGCGAGCTCGCGCTATCGATCACAAATGCTCGAGCAGAGCATGATGCGATTCTTCGCCCAATACCGTCCCTCCGAATACATAGGAGCGAAATCATGAACACGGTCACCCAACCCCCAGCCAGCTCGAACCCTGCCGGCGTCGGCACGCGAGTCTCCCATGAGAGCGCCGCGCTACACGTCACCGGTGAGGCCCTGTATACCCACGACCTCGCCACCCGGGACAAGAGCGCCCTTCACGCTTGGCCCGTCCAATCCCCTCACGCCCACGCGTTCGTCACCTCCCTGCGCACCGAACGTGCCCGCAAGGTCCCGGGTGTTGTTGAGGTCCTGACGGCCGAGGACGTGCCGGGACTCAATGACGCCGGCGTCAAACACGATGAGCCTCTTTTCCCCTCCGAGGTCATGTACTTCGGACATGCCGTGTGCTGGGTCATCGGCGAGACCACGGAGGCAGCCCGGCAGGGCGCGGAGGCCGTGGAGATCGACTACGAGCCTCTGTCCTCGATCGTGACCCTTCCTGAGGCGATCGATTCAGGCAGTTTCCAGGGCCCGCAGCACCTCTTGGAACGTGGTCAATCCGGTCCCGCGCTCGATAATTCTGCGCACCGGTTCCGCGGGACTTTCGAATTCGGCGGGCAGGAACATTTCTACCTGGAGACGCACGCATCCTATGCGCGCGTGGACGAGGGTGGTCAGGTCCTGGTCAATTCCTCGACCCAGCACCCGTCCGAGACCCAGGAAATCGTGGCCCACGTGCTGGGGCTGTCCAGCCACGACGTCACGGTCCAATCTTTGCGCATGGGCGGCGCATTCGGCGGCAAGGAAATGCAGCCACATGGTCTCGCAGCCATCGCCGCGATCGCGACTGTGCGCACGGGAAAGCCGGTCAGCCTGCGACTGACCAGGACACAGGACATCACCATGACCGGAAAACGTCATCCGTTCCACGCGGAGTGGGAGGCCGGTTTCGACGAGCAAGGCAGGTTCACGGCCCTCGAGGCCACCCTGACCGCCGATGGCGGCTGGGCGATGGATCTTTCGGAGCCCGTGCTCTCCCGGGCCATGTGCCACATAGACAATGCCTACATGATCCCCAACGTGTCGGTCACCGGAAGAATCGCCCAGACGAATAAAACCTCCCAGACCGCATTCCGAGGATTCGGCGGCCCCCAGGGAATGCTGGTCCTGGAGAACATTCTCGGCCGCTGCGCTCCCTTGATCGGGCTCGATGCCGGCGAGCTTCGCCGCCGTAACTTCTATCAGCCCGGCGACACCACACCCTACGGCCAACCGGTTCGGCATGCCGAACGGATCGCGGAGATCTGGGGGACGCTGAACGAACGCGCGGACGTGGTGCGCCGGAAGGCCGAAATCGCGGAATTCAACGCCGCGCACACTGATACCAAAAAGTCCCTGGCCATGACACCGGTCAAGTTCGGAATTTCGTTCAACTTCGCTGCCTTCAACCAGGCCGGAGCCCTGGTACACGTCTACAAGGACGGTTCCGTGCTCATCAATCATGGCGGCACCGAGATGGGGCAGGGGCTGCACACCAAAATGCGGCAGGTCGCCGCAACGACCCTTGGGGTGGGTCTGGAGCGGGTGCGCTTGGCGCCGACTCGCACGGACAAGGTGCCCAATACCTCCGCGACGGCCGCGAGCTCCGGCGCAGATCTCAACGGCGGCGCGGTGAAGAACGCGTGTGAGCAGATTCGGGGGCGCCTGGCACAGGTCGCCGCAGGAAAGTTCGGCGCCAATCCACACGACGTTCGATTCGAGGATGACGGCGTCGCGGCGCTAGGCAAGGACCCTGTACGTTTCGAAGAGGTGGTCTCGGATGCCTACTTGCAAAGGGTTCAGCTCTTCGCCGCTGGTTACTACCGCACCGAGGGAATCCACTGGGACTCTGCGAATATGCACGGTTCCCCCTTCAAGTACTTCGCCTATGGTGCCGCTGCGACCGAGGTGGAGGTCGATGCTTTCACCGGGGCTTACCGTGTACTCAGGACCGATATCGTGCACGACGTCGGAGACTCGCTGTCCCCATTGGTGGACGTGGGCCAGATCGAAGGCGGATTCGTCCAAGGCACGGGGTGGTTGACCCTCGAGGAGCTTCGCTGGGACACCTCCGACGGCGAGAGGAGGGGGCGCCTCGCGACGCAGGCAGCGAGCACGTACAAGCTGCCGAGCTTCTCCGAACTTCCTGAAGAGTTCAACGTCCACCTCTACGAGCGGGCCACCGAATCGGGGGTCGTCTACGGCTCCAAGGCCGTCGGAGAGCCGCCGCTGATGCTTGCGATGAGCGTGCGGGAGGCCCTGCGAACCGCGGTCGAGGCATTCGGCCCCGAGGGGGTCGAAGTAGACCTGGGATGTCCTTCCACACCAGAAGCGGTGTTCTGGGCAATCCAGGAAGCAAGGGGCAAGGTTGCCGGTGGTGAGGCTGTGCGAGCCGAAGAAGATCGAGAAGACGTCGGCAGCGCACCGGGGCCGGGCCCTCACGCTGCCAAGTCTCCGGAACCTGAAACCGAGTCCGTCTGATGGAATGGTTGGCTGGTCTCCAAGAGCTGCACGAGGAAGGGGCCGCGGGGGTTCTGGTGACTTTGACATCGGTGCGAGGTCACGCCCCTCGCGCGGCCGGGGCAAAGATGGTCGTGGCCCGTGGCCGTGCGTGGGACACCGTCGGCGGCGGGAATCTCGAGGCCACCCTGACGGAGCAGGCGCGCGAAATGCTGAGCGCTGGCGAATCCGATCCCCGTTCCGAGGAGATCTCCCTCAACGAACACGCCACGACCCGGTACGGTCAGCAGTGCTGCGGCGGGAAGGTCACGGCCCTTCTCGAGCCGATTGCCGCACCGCCCGTCGTTGCAATCTTCGGAGCCGGGCACGTGGGTCTCGAGGTGGCCCGGGCCTTGTCCCGCCTCCCCGTGACCTTGAACCTGACGGACAGCCGCCAGGC
This region includes:
- a CDS encoding NCS2 family permease, with product MAVVNLKSEKKPTGRRSNLDRYFEITARGSTVKQELRGGLVAFVAMAYIVVLNPLILGASPDVEGNSLDFGQLTAVTGLVAGCITVLFGLVARLPFSLAAGLGMNSFLAVSVVHDVTWPEAMGLVIINGVIIVFLGATGVRTAIFHAVPAPLKKAITVGIGLFIAFIGFVNSGFVTRTPDGPPVQLGQGGSITALPTVIFVFALLLIGVLVVRRVPGGILIGMVVATVVSIIVQAFAHLGTVGDPVHPDPQGWNLSAPEVPSHIVALPDFGLVGAFDLFGSIERIGLLSVIMLVFTLLFTNFFDAMGTMTGLAGNAGLARPDGTFPRIRQAFIVEGIGAIGGGAASASSNTVFVDSAAGVAEGARTGLAACVSGGLFLVSMFFTPLIEVIPMEAGAAALVVVGAMMVIQIQEIEMNDFRVSLPVFLTIVSMPLTYSIANGIGVGFISWAVIHVLTGRGRQVHWLMWLVSAGFLLYFTRDGITALLGG
- the guaD gene encoding guanine deaminase, whose protein sequence is MNITERHEDGMPRARSAAIRIITGHVVTPVQGSAKETMDLENGAIAVREGRIIAVGEATDIVKTYPTGSIEAYGDRLVVPGFVDCHVHYSQMNMIASPGLQLLEWLENYTFPAEGRFADREHCAEMANFFTDQLIAHGVTSACAYSTVHPESARALFQSARAKNLRLMTGKVCMDRNAPEYLLDTPEQAYEESLQLLEEWHGVERLEYALTPRFAPTSSSRQLELLGKIAEDHPDVVVQTHLSENPAECDWVSGLFPDESDYTAVYERFGLVRRRSVFGHATHVSANELERLGSARASLAHCPTSNLFLGSGLFELKKNQRYEGLRIGLGSDVGAGTSLSPLASLNEAYKVSRSVGEPLESFEALRLATLDGAEALGTDHAVGSLETGKEADIVILDPESSPVLRQRADYAQSTEELLFATMLLGDDRTVHSVYVAGSKSR
- a CDS encoding nucleobase:cation symporter-2 family protein: MTSEKTVKKPPRRTSVPASSDRPEDAWLPAGKLITFGLQHVLTMYGGIIAVPLVMANALGLSAGRTAIMVTASLFVGGLATILQSVGVPFLGAKLPVVQGVTFGGVATMLAILATPGSNITTVLGAVIVASIVGFLIAPFFASVVRFLPPVVTGTVIAGIGLSLIPVASDWSMGGDAKASDYGSMANVLLAFMTLAITLVFSKVGSAALSRLSILLGLVAGTIAGLFMGLTDFSGVGEGAWAAPPEIFGFGWPTFDPAAIISMVIVILVAMTESVANLLAVGEVVGTRVGRRRIARGLRADMLSSAAAPVFGSFTQTAFSQNIGLIALTGVKSRFVVATGGVILVVMGLLPVLGQVVAAIPMPVLGGAGIVLFGTVAGSGIRTLKGVSYEGNMNLIIVSVSLAFGMIPMVQPDIYQDFPSWFQTIFSSGISSAAIMAVLLNLIFNEIHLGNSKGASVFAARPVRYLTSSDLEKLQEGDVVTDGKLVDRDGEEVPCVPDSRTTEVQEAIASGEVTDTSQIRMILDGDKPVARKAPQD
- a CDS encoding xanthine dehydrogenase small subunit, whose amino-acid sequence is MGSFHITVNGQPREDANVPVYLNLLDWLRNLGLTGAKEGCAEGECGACAVLIARPDGDGGSRWTSVNACLTPALACNGQEVITSEGLGTCPGPGSDEDLHPVQREMAYRGGSQCGFCTPGFICSMAAEYYRPERATESVSEATEEMGGNGFDLHALSGNLCRCTGYRPIKDAAYALETPDKDDPLFERQSSSAPPACRTEVHTETSTFVRPSSIEELAQRCADHPDAVLLAGGTDVGVETNIRHIRPETVLAIDHLEGLRSFRFAEDYVELGASMTLSELERGLDGRIPLLAQLIPQFASRLVRNSATLGGNLGTGSPIGDSAPVLLALDASLVLFSTSGERTVPISEYFTGYRQTVREPGEFIRAVRIPMPLSETTAFYKVAKRRFDDISSVATAFSMQLEQGRISSIRIGMGGVAATPIRALAAERALVNQPWTEETAREASALMTAESTPMDDHRASSRYRSQMLEQSMMRFFAQYRPSEYIGAKS
- the xdhB gene encoding xanthine dehydrogenase molybdopterin binding subunit, whose product is MNTVTQPPASSNPAGVGTRVSHESAALHVTGEALYTHDLATRDKSALHAWPVQSPHAHAFVTSLRTERARKVPGVVEVLTAEDVPGLNDAGVKHDEPLFPSEVMYFGHAVCWVIGETTEAARQGAEAVEIDYEPLSSIVTLPEAIDSGSFQGPQHLLERGQSGPALDNSAHRFRGTFEFGGQEHFYLETHASYARVDEGGQVLVNSSTQHPSETQEIVAHVLGLSSHDVTVQSLRMGGAFGGKEMQPHGLAAIAAIATVRTGKPVSLRLTRTQDITMTGKRHPFHAEWEAGFDEQGRFTALEATLTADGGWAMDLSEPVLSRAMCHIDNAYMIPNVSVTGRIAQTNKTSQTAFRGFGGPQGMLVLENILGRCAPLIGLDAGELRRRNFYQPGDTTPYGQPVRHAERIAEIWGTLNERADVVRRKAEIAEFNAAHTDTKKSLAMTPVKFGISFNFAAFNQAGALVHVYKDGSVLINHGGTEMGQGLHTKMRQVAATTLGVGLERVRLAPTRTDKVPNTSATAASSGADLNGGAVKNACEQIRGRLAQVAAGKFGANPHDVRFEDDGVAALGKDPVRFEEVVSDAYLQRVQLFAAGYYRTEGIHWDSANMHGSPFKYFAYGAAATEVEVDAFTGAYRVLRTDIVHDVGDSLSPLVDVGQIEGGFVQGTGWLTLEELRWDTSDGERRGRLATQAASTYKLPSFSELPEEFNVHLYERATESGVVYGSKAVGEPPLMLAMSVREALRTAVEAFGPEGVEVDLGCPSTPEAVFWAIQEARGKVAGGEAVRAEEDREDVGSAPGPGPHAAKSPEPETESV
- the xdhC gene encoding xanthine dehydrogenase accessory protein XdhC — its product is MEWLAGLQELHEEGAAGVLVTLTSVRGHAPRAAGAKMVVARGRAWDTVGGGNLEATLTEQAREMLSAGESDPRSEEISLNEHATTRYGQQCCGGKVTALLEPIAAPPVVAIFGAGHVGLEVARALSRLPVTLNLTDSRQAAVDAAEALKPLDGSATLRVNHAPAPEAVLKELPAGSHILIMSHDHSEDLILCDTALGRDDLASVGLIGSSAKWARFRKRLLDLGHSEAALDGITCPIGIPGIDGKSPAVIAISVVAALAQVIDWP